One window of the Sphaerochaeta associata genome contains the following:
- a CDS encoding SLC13 family permease, with amino-acid sequence MEGLLIVLLAIALSIVIGHFFKINVGVIALVFAYLASVLIFDIKVADIFTHWPSKLFVIIFSVTFFYGSAINNGAIEVLALKILYALRKRTALLPIAIYVISSLIAGLGGGPYVTNVIMIPVTLKLAALSGMSPLLGGMAIFCAGAGASTSYISVAGMLVKGFVETSSYASFADVYQHENFINAMVFSTVAFLVFYVAMRGYRLKPVVQDVPPVFTRKQKASMTLIFGMIALYVLPTILALVVPQNITILKIKGKLDFALIALIGSVLSIMLRLSDEKTLFKSVPWHTLIMISGMGVLMGVAKQAGIITQLASLISGNLSATSTLLLMITIAFIMSYVSDGLGVVFPALIPIAISLAEFHTMSPSIFITSVCIGASLPVMSPFSSGGAMYLSFVATDNQKQILYNQLLYVPFAMLAICYVVFLTGIVK; translated from the coding sequence ATGGAAGGATTATTGATAGTACTGCTTGCAATTGCTTTATCAATCGTAATAGGCCATTTCTTCAAGATAAATGTAGGTGTAATTGCTTTGGTATTCGCCTATCTGGCTTCTGTGCTCATCTTCGATATCAAGGTAGCTGATATTTTCACTCACTGGCCTTCAAAGCTTTTTGTTATAATTTTCTCTGTTACATTTTTTTATGGTTCAGCAATCAACAATGGAGCAATTGAAGTCCTTGCTCTTAAAATTCTGTATGCACTGCGTAAGAGGACTGCACTGCTCCCAATTGCCATCTATGTGATTTCATCCTTGATTGCAGGTCTTGGAGGGGGTCCGTACGTAACGAATGTGATCATGATTCCTGTCACCTTGAAATTGGCAGCGTTGTCAGGGATGAGCCCTTTGCTTGGGGGTATGGCCATATTTTGTGCAGGAGCAGGTGCCTCCACATCCTATATTAGTGTTGCCGGAATGCTTGTCAAAGGATTTGTAGAGACAAGTTCATATGCAAGTTTTGCAGATGTATACCAACATGAGAATTTTATCAATGCCATGGTTTTTAGCACAGTAGCTTTCTTGGTTTTCTATGTAGCCATGAGGGGCTACAGACTCAAACCGGTTGTCCAAGATGTGCCTCCTGTGTTTACGAGGAAACAAAAGGCAAGCATGACGCTAATTTTTGGTATGATAGCATTGTATGTATTACCAACAATATTGGCTTTGGTTGTACCTCAAAACATAACGATCTTAAAAATAAAAGGAAAACTGGATTTTGCGCTCATTGCGCTCATTGGTTCAGTCCTTTCTATCATGCTGCGCTTATCGGATGAAAAAACACTATTCAAATCTGTGCCCTGGCATACCCTAATTATGATTTCGGGGATGGGCGTATTGATGGGAGTTGCCAAACAAGCAGGTATTATTACTCAGCTCGCCAGCCTGATAAGCGGGAACTTGTCAGCAACCTCAACGCTTCTTCTTATGATTACAATTGCCTTCATTATGAGTTATGTTTCTGACGGACTTGGAGTGGTTTTTCCTGCGCTCATTCCAATTGCAATCTCTCTTGCCGAATTTCATACAATGAGTCCTTCAATCTTTATCACTTCAGTCTGTATTGGGGCCTCATTGCCTGTCATGTCGCCATTCTCGTCAGGTGGTGCAATGTATCTTTCATTTGTTGCAACAGACAACCAGAAACAGATTTTATACAACCAGCTGCTATATGTTCCTTTTGCCATGCTGGCTATATGTTACGTGGTATTTTTAACTGGTATTGTCAAGTAA
- a CDS encoding 4Fe-4S binding protein, with the protein MAILEPDLSVNFAGVHFPNPIGVGAIGEHWGHAGNIDQYVELNSEILLKHVKAGAGYIIMAGAYVTPETEKIIRERTRFLETPLRRRNGKVGHRMLKLETEAPYGVEGFLFVPAPFYLDAGFAKATERRNVLMMKALKEKKPKDVPIVINLGGLGDIAETWVDGAKFFESLGADMIEINLGCPLPTGLGNSVDEYFSGNFTPVCKGALIGDKEELVERIVRSVVQAVNIPVGVKLSPETGFPRIINIVKKARDAGAQFVQLFNAGVGIAPPDIYNGGKPSWEYMDGSPFCMASGSFLRVPCYKDVAAIARFVPGIQIAAAGGLVEPKHFIEAMMLGATMVQPCTGVIEQGRSLIRKGVKFMKDYMVEQGYSSMDQIIGLGQKYIKYNEDIDMMPGQTLIQIDHEKCIRCGRCVDNICQALYMERGKVMVHEERCAGCGGCILACQNGALKLGLRA; encoded by the coding sequence ATGGCAATACTGGAACCTGATCTGAGTGTGAATTTTGCAGGAGTTCACTTCCCGAATCCTATAGGGGTTGGCGCTATTGGAGAACACTGGGGGCATGCAGGTAATATCGATCAATATGTGGAGCTTAATTCAGAAATATTACTCAAGCATGTGAAAGCAGGTGCAGGGTATATCATTATGGCAGGAGCGTATGTTACACCCGAAACAGAAAAAATCATTCGGGAACGGACAAGATTTCTCGAGACTCCTTTGCGCCGAAGAAATGGTAAAGTCGGACACAGAATGCTGAAGCTTGAAACTGAGGCTCCGTATGGTGTTGAAGGGTTCTTATTCGTTCCTGCACCGTTCTATCTTGATGCCGGCTTCGCCAAAGCAACTGAACGTCGCAATGTTCTGATGATGAAAGCACTTAAAGAGAAAAAGCCGAAGGATGTGCCGATTGTCATTAATTTGGGAGGTCTTGGAGATATTGCAGAGACTTGGGTCGATGGTGCCAAGTTCTTTGAGTCCTTGGGTGCCGACATGATTGAAATCAATCTAGGATGTCCTCTGCCTACCGGATTGGGTAACTCCGTCGATGAGTATTTCAGTGGTAACTTCACCCCGGTTTGCAAAGGGGCCCTCATTGGCGATAAGGAAGAGTTGGTTGAACGCATCGTAAGGAGTGTGGTGCAGGCTGTCAACATTCCTGTGGGAGTAAAGTTATCTCCTGAGACTGGATTTCCTCGGATTATCAATATCGTGAAGAAAGCTCGGGATGCCGGAGCACAGTTCGTACAGTTGTTCAATGCAGGTGTTGGTATTGCACCTCCAGATATTTACAACGGTGGCAAACCTTCTTGGGAATATATGGACGGGAGTCCTTTCTGCATGGCATCGGGTTCATTCCTTCGTGTTCCATGCTACAAGGATGTCGCCGCAATTGCGAGGTTTGTTCCCGGCATACAAATTGCCGCAGCCGGCGGTCTTGTGGAACCCAAACACTTCATTGAGGCGATGATGTTGGGAGCAACAATGGTCCAGCCTTGTACTGGTGTGATTGAGCAGGGGCGAAGTCTCATCCGCAAGGGAGTTAAGTTCATGAAAGATTACATGGTCGAACAAGGCTATTCAAGCATGGACCAGATCATCGGGCTTGGCCAAAAGTATATCAAGTATAACGAAGATATTGACATGATGCCGGGACAAACCTTGATCCAAATTGATCATGAGAAATGCATTCGTTGCGGCAGGTGCGTAGACAACATCTGTCAGGCACTCTACATGGAGCGTGGCAAAGTCATGGTGCATGAAGAAAGATGTGCAGGCTGTGGTGGTTGTATCCTTGCCTGTCAGAATGGAGCATTGAAGCTTGGTTTGAGAGCATAG
- a CDS encoding SLC13 family permease, giving the protein MGTMANRVKSVNENRVESLSKGQLFGAIFGVVAGVIIFLLPLGLDKKANAVLALSAWLLIWLIFRPIDSGYTGLIFILFLTLLKFPPASIFTWFTISPGWFQISAFVIASTMVRSGLAKRFAYTLMYKLGANTVPRFLFISVVVVFLMILLVPSPTALIAITFPLAIFVAEAWNLPKRSEQKKGVPPLALVAFFLLILCGQAGTWVKTGFSLNLLTMALSRVDIEWLDWFVLAAPLVWAFGFLAVFLVLKVFKPSKNVTAPKEILKTKFDELGPLTNKEKGVLAVMLVVLILWITESSHGVSTGWVALGAMCVFALPKFGIFKNFDEAISSINWSVMFFITALSAMSTVLNSSGASVVIKNALNVIQPDTVTGYYVLSSLLGTFATSIFGINMMQGVFIPVFVEWSQVLGMSASHGLLAVWLPSVLGGSLIPVLLPSVLFAWTFKYKGERLFTFGDGFKITLVAYAAFYVVAIVSQMTYWNLF; this is encoded by the coding sequence ATGGGTACTATGGCAAATCGTGTAAAGTCCGTGAATGAGAATAGGGTTGAAAGTCTCTCCAAAGGGCAACTGTTTGGAGCAATATTTGGTGTTGTGGCTGGGGTGATAATTTTCCTTTTGCCCTTGGGATTAGACAAAAAGGCCAATGCAGTGTTGGCATTATCTGCATGGCTGCTCATTTGGTTGATTTTCAGACCTATAGACTCCGGTTATACTGGATTAATTTTTATACTCTTTCTGACCCTCCTGAAATTCCCCCCAGCCAGTATTTTTACATGGTTTACCATCAGCCCAGGTTGGTTTCAAATATCTGCGTTTGTAATTGCATCCACAATGGTCAGAAGCGGGCTTGCAAAGCGGTTTGCCTATACGCTTATGTATAAACTTGGAGCTAATACTGTACCTAGATTCTTATTCATCAGTGTAGTAGTTGTATTCCTAATGATTCTTCTGGTACCTTCTCCTACAGCCCTTATTGCTATTACGTTTCCTTTGGCAATTTTTGTAGCTGAAGCATGGAATCTACCAAAAAGAAGTGAGCAGAAAAAAGGAGTCCCTCCGCTTGCTTTGGTCGCATTCTTCCTTTTGATCTTATGTGGACAAGCGGGGACTTGGGTAAAAACCGGCTTCAGCCTCAATCTTTTGACTATGGCTCTCTCTCGGGTTGACATTGAGTGGTTGGATTGGTTTGTTCTTGCAGCACCGCTGGTATGGGCTTTTGGGTTCCTTGCTGTTTTCCTCGTATTGAAAGTGTTCAAACCTTCAAAGAATGTTACTGCCCCGAAGGAGATACTGAAAACTAAATTTGATGAGTTGGGACCGCTTACCAACAAGGAAAAAGGTGTCCTTGCTGTTATGTTGGTAGTGCTGATTCTGTGGATTACCGAGTCAAGCCACGGAGTTTCTACTGGATGGGTTGCTTTGGGAGCAATGTGCGTATTTGCATTACCCAAGTTTGGAATTTTTAAAAATTTTGATGAAGCAATTTCCTCAATCAACTGGTCGGTCATGTTCTTTATCACCGCTCTCAGTGCAATGAGTACGGTCTTGAACAGTAGTGGCGCAAGTGTGGTAATTAAGAACGCGCTGAATGTTATACAACCTGATACCGTAACGGGCTATTATGTTCTCAGTTCATTGCTGGGGACATTTGCTACAAGTATTTTTGGGATTAATATGATGCAAGGGGTTTTCATCCCAGTATTTGTTGAATGGTCTCAGGTGCTTGGAATGAGTGCGAGCCATGGCCTATTGGCCGTGTGGTTGCCATCGGTTTTGGGAGGAAGTCTCATTCCCGTTTTATTACCATCGGTTTTATTTGCATGGACATTTAAATACAAGGGCGAACGATTGTTTACATTTGGAGATGGCTTCAAGATTACACTTGTAGCTTATGCTGCATTTTATGTGGTAGCGATAGTCTCCCAGATGACGTATTGGAACTTATTCTGA
- a CDS encoding LysR family transcriptional regulator — protein sequence MYQLECFVTLARRLNFTKAAIEMNITQPAFSRKILSLESELGVSLFLRDKRSVNLTKAGEYFLEEAKNILEHFQAGQSKVIEAEKGLRGSIKIGFLPSQFDSTLPKAVNMFRKKYPNILLDISECEHGNIMQRLYDADLDIVFSIFLGMVEIPYIAWQPLLKLDQAVILPPDHPLATRDSIRIADIKDEPFIVFDSDDYSMSSDVVFQICKKNDFAPRVRKRTTSISSAFTLVGCGEGICIAPMLFKSIYPQKICFIKLEDNHCDIFRGFAWHRENHNESLPLFIQEISEAY from the coding sequence ATGTATCAGTTGGAATGTTTTGTTACTTTGGCACGACGATTGAACTTCACTAAGGCTGCAATAGAGATGAACATCACGCAACCAGCATTCAGTAGGAAAATATTAAGCTTGGAGTCAGAGTTAGGAGTATCTTTGTTCTTGCGGGACAAACGTTCGGTAAACTTGACGAAGGCCGGGGAATATTTTCTGGAAGAAGCAAAAAATATATTAGAACACTTTCAAGCAGGACAATCAAAAGTAATTGAGGCTGAAAAAGGGTTAAGGGGGAGTATTAAGATTGGTTTTCTACCCTCTCAGTTTGATAGCACCCTCCCCAAAGCGGTAAATATGTTCAGAAAAAAGTATCCCAATATTTTATTGGATATATCCGAATGTGAACACGGTAATATCATGCAACGTTTATATGATGCTGATCTGGATATCGTTTTCTCAATTTTCTTGGGAATGGTAGAAATACCTTACATTGCATGGCAACCCTTACTGAAACTTGACCAAGCAGTCATCCTTCCCCCAGACCATCCACTCGCGACAAGGGATTCAATTCGCATAGCTGATATTAAAGATGAGCCTTTCATAGTTTTTGACTCGGATGATTACTCCATGTCTTCTGATGTAGTTTTCCAGATTTGTAAAAAAAATGATTTCGCCCCCAGGGTACGAAAAAGAACTACTTCAATCAGTAGTGCATTCACTCTGGTTGGTTGCGGGGAGGGGATCTGTATCGCTCCAATGCTTTTCAAATCCATATATCCTCAAAAAATCTGCTTCATCAAGCTTGAAGATAATCATTGTGATATCTTCAGAGGATTTGCTTGGCATCGTGAAAACCATAATGAAAGCTTACCTCTTTTCATACAGGAAATCTCCGAAGCATATTAA
- a CDS encoding MmgE/PrpD family protein, whose amino-acid sequence MATVTDKIIDFTMNTQFENIPPDIIHEAKRSLLDSIGSLFTGYATEKGKIALNLANRFGGAEESSVIGSVLKIPCTTAAMANSELMYALDFDSVPHIPPFIIPPVLAMAECNHRSGKDVLVAIVIGQELAKRIDNSMNSIIQSVSGSGGKPKTPDVFGNSNEHMLGAGLAVGRLMGLDRERLENALGLAGYLCSLPVGRDWEDTMPKSIVKYSPAGWNCQAAVTACLLAEQGYTGSRTMLDNPYGFHVFYGAAVWNPALITDGLGESWEFPDCQYKLYPCCRFLQSAIDCLMDLVAEHKFIPDEIAWIKAYSLPFLAHPDQLSVTTQIDAQYSFPYAAAMAVHNIKCGVDWQNPNIIRDPEIQSFMKKVSIVGDPKAGEEKKKDPKSWYARVEMEVEGIIYSKETYYSKGTNIDKYRLSDDELIAKFRHNASPILTERKIENAIKQIMELENLDDIADLMKFLTI is encoded by the coding sequence ATGGCAACCGTCACTGACAAAATCATTGATTTTACTATGAATACGCAGTTTGAAAATATTCCACCAGACATTATTCACGAAGCAAAAAGGAGTCTATTGGATTCCATAGGATCTCTTTTTACTGGATATGCGACGGAAAAAGGAAAAATTGCATTGAACTTAGCCAACAGGTTTGGTGGTGCAGAAGAATCTTCCGTTATTGGATCTGTTCTCAAAATCCCTTGCACCACTGCTGCAATGGCAAATAGTGAATTGATGTATGCCTTAGATTTTGATTCTGTGCCACACATTCCTCCATTCATCATTCCTCCGGTACTTGCCATGGCGGAATGTAATCATCGGTCAGGAAAGGATGTATTGGTTGCGATTGTCATAGGCCAAGAATTGGCAAAGAGAATCGATAACTCGATGAACAGCATCATCCAGTCTGTGTCCGGTAGTGGGGGAAAACCGAAAACACCGGATGTATTTGGAAACAGCAATGAACATATGCTTGGAGCAGGGCTAGCTGTTGGGAGGCTGATGGGCCTGGACAGGGAGAGGCTGGAAAATGCACTAGGACTCGCTGGCTATTTGTGTTCCTTACCGGTTGGCCGTGATTGGGAGGATACCATGCCGAAATCTATCGTCAAGTATTCGCCGGCTGGTTGGAACTGTCAGGCAGCGGTAACAGCTTGTCTGTTGGCGGAACAGGGATACACCGGAAGTAGGACGATGCTTGATAATCCTTATGGATTTCATGTTTTCTATGGTGCTGCTGTATGGAATCCCGCTTTGATTACTGATGGACTTGGAGAAAGTTGGGAGTTCCCTGATTGCCAGTATAAACTGTATCCATGCTGTAGATTTCTGCAAAGTGCAATTGATTGCTTAATGGATTTAGTTGCAGAGCATAAATTTATCCCTGATGAGATTGCATGGATCAAGGCTTACAGCCTGCCGTTCCTAGCGCATCCTGATCAGTTGAGTGTCACTACGCAAATTGATGCTCAATACAGTTTCCCATATGCTGCTGCAATGGCAGTACATAATATCAAGTGTGGAGTAGATTGGCAGAATCCCAACATAATTAGGGATCCTGAAATACAATCTTTCATGAAAAAGGTCAGCATCGTTGGTGACCCGAAGGCAGGAGAAGAGAAGAAGAAGGATCCAAAGAGTTGGTATGCAAGAGTCGAAATGGAGGTCGAAGGAATAATCTATTCTAAGGAAACATATTACTCCAAGGGTACAAATATTGACAAGTATCGGTTAAGTGATGACGAACTCATTGCAAAGTTCAGACATAATGCTTCACCGATTCTTACTGAAAGGAAGATCGAGAATGCAATCAAGCAAATCATGGAACTGGAAAACTTGGATGATATTGCTGATTTGATGAAATTCCTGACCATTTGA